A DNA window from Amycolatopsis sp. DSM 110486 contains the following coding sequences:
- a CDS encoding dihydrofolate reductase family protein produces MRSLSVTMNVTLDGVVQGLGRPDEDTRGGFPHGGWGTKFQDEVLGREMARGMSQPGDMLFGRRTWEDFIGAWAGRDDGNPFTAHLDAATKYVASTTLGSAGAWQNSILLPGDATKTVAELKAAPGNDLAIVGSAALVRSLHAAGLVDRYTLVIHPLTLGVGARLFEGPAPLTEFTLTRSVATTKGVLIAYYERA; encoded by the coding sequence ATGCGTTCCCTCAGCGTCACCATGAACGTCACCCTCGACGGGGTCGTGCAGGGCCTCGGGCGGCCCGACGAGGACACGCGCGGCGGGTTCCCGCACGGGGGCTGGGGCACGAAGTTCCAGGACGAGGTCCTCGGCCGCGAGATGGCCAGGGGTATGAGCCAACCCGGCGACATGCTGTTCGGGCGCCGGACGTGGGAGGACTTCATCGGCGCCTGGGCGGGGCGCGACGACGGCAACCCGTTCACCGCGCACCTCGACGCCGCCACCAAGTACGTGGCCTCGACCACCCTCGGCAGCGCCGGCGCGTGGCAGAACTCGATCCTCCTGCCCGGCGACGCGACGAAGACCGTCGCCGAACTGAAGGCCGCGCCGGGGAACGATCTGGCGATCGTCGGCAGCGCGGCGCTCGTGCGGAGCCTGCACGCGGCCGGGCTGGTCGACCGCTACACGCTGGTCATCCACCCGCTCACCCTCGGCGTCGGCGCGCGGCTGTTCGAGGGCCCGGCGCCGCTGACCGAGTTCACGCTCACTCGCAGCGTCGCGACCACGAAGGGCGTGCTCATCGCGTACTACGAGCGCGCGTGA
- the glmS gene encoding glutamine--fructose-6-phosphate transaminase (isomerizing), whose protein sequence is MCGIVGYVGHRPALDVVLGGLRRMEYRGYDSAGVAVLDGAGALRVERKAGRLANLEAQLDTVGRDGFTGTAGMGHTRWATHGAPVDRNSHPHQDASKKVAVVHNGIIENFAALRAELEAEGVEMASDTDTETAAHLVARAYNSGETKQNFAASVAAVCRRLEGAFTLVVTHADQPDTIVAARRSSPLVVGVGEGEHFVASDVAAFIEHTREAVELGQDQLVVITRDGYEVTDFHGDAAQAKPFTVDWDLSAAEKGGHEYFMLKEIEEQPEALANTLRGHFEAGRIILDEQRISDQDLRDVDKVFVVACGSAYHSGLVAKYAIEHWTRLPVEVELASEFRYRDPVLDRDTLVVAVSQSGETADTLEAVRHAREQKARVLAVCNTNGAQIPRESDAVLYTHAGPEIGVASTKAFLAQIAANYLVGLALAQARGTKYPDEVAREFAELEAMPAAVQKVLSTVDQVRDLGRRISDSKAVLFLGRHVGFPVALEGALKLKELAYMHAEGFAAGELKHGPIALVEEGLPIVVVMPSPKGRAVLHSKLVSNISEIQARGARTIVIAEEGDEAVRPFADELIEIPAVPTLLQPLVSTVPLQVLAAEIARARGYDVDKPRNLAKSVTVE, encoded by the coding sequence GTGTGTGGAATCGTGGGATATGTCGGACACCGGCCGGCGCTGGATGTGGTCCTCGGTGGCCTGCGGCGGATGGAGTACCGCGGCTACGACTCGGCCGGGGTGGCGGTGCTCGACGGCGCCGGCGCGCTGAGGGTCGAGCGCAAGGCAGGGCGGCTCGCCAACCTGGAGGCGCAGCTCGACACCGTGGGCAGGGACGGCTTCACCGGCACCGCCGGCATGGGCCACACCCGCTGGGCGACGCACGGCGCGCCCGTGGATCGGAACTCGCACCCGCACCAGGACGCCTCGAAAAAGGTCGCCGTGGTGCACAACGGCATCATCGAGAACTTCGCCGCCCTGCGTGCGGAGCTCGAGGCCGAGGGCGTCGAGATGGCGAGTGACACCGACACCGAAACCGCCGCGCACCTGGTGGCCCGGGCGTACAACAGCGGCGAAACAAAACAAAACTTCGCCGCCAGCGTCGCGGCCGTGTGCCGGCGGCTGGAGGGCGCGTTCACGCTGGTCGTGACGCACGCCGACCAGCCGGACACCATCGTGGCCGCGCGCCGATCCTCGCCGCTGGTGGTCGGGGTCGGGGAGGGCGAGCACTTCGTCGCGTCCGACGTCGCTGCGTTCATCGAGCACACGCGCGAGGCCGTGGAGCTGGGGCAGGACCAGCTGGTCGTCATCACCCGCGACGGCTACGAGGTCACCGACTTCCACGGCGACGCCGCGCAGGCCAAGCCGTTCACCGTCGACTGGGACCTCAGCGCCGCCGAGAAGGGCGGCCACGAGTACTTCATGCTCAAGGAGATCGAAGAGCAGCCCGAAGCCCTCGCCAACACGCTGCGCGGCCACTTCGAGGCCGGCCGGATCATCCTCGACGAGCAGCGCATCTCCGACCAGGACCTGCGTGACGTCGACAAGGTCTTCGTCGTCGCCTGTGGTTCCGCCTACCACTCGGGCCTGGTCGCCAAGTACGCCATCGAGCACTGGACGCGCCTGCCGGTCGAGGTCGAGCTCGCCAGCGAGTTCCGCTACCGCGACCCGGTGCTCGACCGCGACACGCTCGTCGTCGCGGTCTCGCAGTCCGGGGAGACGGCCGACACGCTGGAAGCCGTCCGCCACGCCCGCGAGCAGAAGGCCCGCGTGCTCGCCGTCTGCAACACCAACGGCGCCCAGATCCCCCGCGAGTCCGACGCCGTGCTCTACACGCACGCCGGCCCCGAGATCGGGGTCGCGTCGACGAAGGCGTTCCTCGCGCAGATCGCCGCCAACTACCTCGTGGGCCTGGCGCTCGCGCAGGCGCGCGGCACGAAGTACCCCGACGAGGTCGCCCGCGAGTTCGCCGAACTGGAGGCCATGCCGGCCGCCGTGCAGAAGGTGCTGTCCACTGTGGACCAGGTCCGGGACCTCGGTCGCCGGATCTCCGACTCCAAGGCGGTGCTGTTCCTCGGCCGCCACGTCGGGTTCCCGGTCGCCCTCGAAGGCGCGCTGAAGCTCAAGGAACTGGCCTACATGCACGCCGAGGGCTTCGCCGCCGGCGAGCTCAAGCACGGCCCGATCGCGCTGGTCGAGGAAGGCCTGCCGATCGTCGTGGTCATGCCCTCGCCCAAGGGCCGCGCGGTGCTGCACTCGAAGCTGGTGTCCAACATCAGCGAGATCCAGGCCCGCGGCGCCCGCACCATCGTGATCGCCGAGGAGGGCGACGAGGCGGTGCGGCCGTTCGCCGACGAGCTGATCGAGATCCCCGCCGTGCCGACGCTGCTGCAGCCGCTGGTGTCCACCGTGCCGCTGCAGGTGCTGGCCGCGGAGATCGCCCGCGCCCGCGGGTACGACGTCGACAAGCCGCGTAACCTGGCGAAGTCCGTGACCGTCGAGTAA
- a CDS encoding NAD(P)H-hydrate dehydratase, which yields MQGIWTTERIREAEGKLFAVTPEGELMRRASFGLATHLAGFLAERTGGVAGRRVVLLVGSGDNGGDALWAGAFLRRRSVAVTAVLLKPEKAHAKGLAALRKAGGRVVSVEDSPQWIDKADVVVDGIVGISGKGPLRPDAAELVDKIQAPIVAVDLPSGVDPDTGAVDGPHVTATLTVTFGAPKPVHALAPQQCGDVVLVDIGLGPELGDPDLQRLELTDLADLWPIPGAGDDKYTQGVVGIAAGSATYPGAAVLASGSAVRATAGMVRYAGPAADVVRSRWPEIVATGSVTDAGRVQAWVVGPGIGTGSEGHDVLRHILGQGVPVCADADATTIIARHPDVLDARDPDTPLVLTPHAGEYERLMGTRPGADRVKAARDAARKYNAVVLLKGHCTVIAAPDGRVAVNTPRGSWLATAGSGDVLTGLIGSLLAAGLDPWLAAAAGAQVHSLAGALAADGVPTSASGLVDAIPGAVKLVRGTSDVEVIELPVN from the coding sequence GTGCAGGGAATCTGGACCACGGAACGGATTCGCGAGGCGGAGGGCAAGCTGTTCGCCGTCACGCCCGAAGGCGAGCTGATGCGCCGGGCGTCGTTCGGCCTGGCCACGCACCTCGCGGGGTTCCTGGCCGAACGCACCGGCGGCGTCGCCGGACGACGGGTCGTGCTGCTCGTCGGCTCCGGCGACAACGGCGGTGACGCCCTGTGGGCCGGCGCGTTCCTGCGTCGCCGCAGCGTGGCCGTCACGGCGGTGCTGCTGAAGCCGGAGAAGGCGCACGCCAAGGGATTGGCCGCGCTACGCAAAGCCGGCGGCCGCGTGGTGTCCGTCGAGGACAGTCCACAGTGGATCGACAAGGCCGACGTGGTCGTCGACGGCATCGTCGGCATCTCCGGTAAAGGCCCGCTGCGCCCCGACGCGGCCGAACTCGTCGACAAAATCCAAGCGCCCATCGTCGCCGTCGACCTCCCCAGCGGCGTCGACCCGGACACCGGCGCCGTCGACGGCCCCCACGTCACCGCCACCCTCACCGTCACCTTCGGCGCCCCCAAACCCGTCCACGCGCTCGCGCCCCAGCAGTGCGGCGACGTCGTGCTCGTCGACATCGGCCTGGGCCCCGAGCTCGGCGACCCCGACCTGCAGCGCCTCGAGCTCACCGACCTCGCCGACCTCTGGCCCATCCCCGGCGCGGGCGACGACAAGTACACCCAGGGCGTCGTCGGCATCGCCGCCGGCTCCGCGACGTACCCAGGCGCGGCCGTGCTCGCGTCGGGTTCCGCCGTGCGCGCCACCGCCGGCATGGTCCGCTACGCCGGCCCCGCGGCCGACGTAGTCCGGAGCCGCTGGCCCGAGATCGTCGCGACGGGCTCCGTCACCGACGCCGGCCGCGTGCAGGCCTGGGTCGTCGGCCCGGGCATCGGCACCGGCTCCGAAGGCCACGACGTGCTGCGCCACATCCTCGGCCAGGGCGTGCCCGTCTGCGCCGACGCCGACGCCACCACGATCATCGCCCGGCACCCCGACGTCCTCGACGCCCGCGACCCCGACACCCCGCTCGTGCTCACGCCCCACGCCGGCGAGTACGAACGCCTCATGGGCACCCGCCCCGGCGCCGACCGGGTCAAGGCCGCTCGCGACGCCGCCAGGAAGTACAACGCCGTCGTCCTCCTCAAGGGCCACTGCACCGTGATCGCCGCGCCGGACGGCCGCGTCGCCGTCAACACCCCGCGCGGCTCCTGGCTCGCGACGGCCGGCTCCGGCGACGTCCTCACCGGCCTCATCGGGTCGCTGCTCGCCGCCGGCCTCGACCCGTGGCTGGCGGCCGCCGCGGGCGCGCAGGTGCACTCGCTCGCCGGTGCCCTCGCCGCGGACGGCGTGCCGACCTCCGCGTCCGGTCTGGTCGACGCCATCCCGGGGGCTGTCAAGCTCGTTCGAGGTACTAGCGACGTAGAAGTTATCGAGTTACCCGTTAACTAA
- a CDS encoding DeoR/GlpR family DNA-binding transcription regulator — MPRTRPSDAAVEQRRQDILDHVIEHGEARIDDLTTRFGVSLMTMHRDLDDLADRRLLRKLRGKVEAYPALTMETASRFTLHSAEKEALAEAAVKHVEPGQTVFVDDSTTLFPLVERLADIDGLTVITNSLRAAKLLGDGVNVVVAGGRYHPEYDSCSGPDVLALLERTRADIAFVSVSAVAVGRLFHPVQDYAELKKAVLRAANRNVLVLDHSKFGRTATFAHGDVGDYDLLITSEITPTEEIEAALNAGTAVETVEHVEEGQPYDS; from the coding sequence GTGCCTAGGACCCGACCGTCCGACGCGGCCGTCGAGCAGCGCCGGCAGGACATCCTCGACCACGTCATCGAGCACGGCGAGGCGCGCATCGACGACCTCACCACCCGCTTCGGCGTGAGCCTCATGACGATGCACCGCGATCTCGACGACCTGGCCGACCGCCGCCTCCTGCGCAAGCTGCGCGGCAAGGTCGAGGCCTACCCGGCGCTCACGATGGAGACCGCCAGCCGGTTCACGCTGCACTCCGCCGAGAAGGAAGCACTCGCCGAGGCGGCCGTCAAACACGTCGAACCCGGCCAGACCGTGTTCGTCGACGACTCCACCACGCTGTTTCCCCTGGTCGAGCGCCTCGCCGACATCGACGGCCTCACCGTGATCACCAACTCCCTGCGCGCCGCCAAGCTGCTGGGCGACGGCGTGAACGTCGTCGTCGCCGGAGGCCGCTACCACCCGGAATACGACTCCTGCTCTGGTCCCGACGTGCTGGCGCTGCTGGAGCGCACCCGCGCCGACATCGCGTTCGTGTCCGTGAGCGCCGTCGCCGTCGGCCGGCTTTTCCACCCGGTGCAGGACTACGCAGAGCTCAAGAAGGCCGTGCTGCGCGCCGCGAACCGCAACGTGCTCGTGCTCGACCACTCGAAGTTCGGCCGCACCGCGACCTTCGCTCACGGCGACGTCGGCGACTACGACCTCCTGATCACCAGTGAGATCACCCCGACCGAGGAGATCGAGGCCGCGCTCAACGCCGGCACGGCCGTGGAGACCGTCGAGCACGTCGAGGAGGGGCAGCCCTATGACAGCTGA
- the xylB gene encoding xylulokinase, whose protein sequence is MTAELVAGIDSSTQSTKVVVCDARTGAVVRTGRAPHPDGTEVDPAAWWQAFGEATDGVLDGVKALGIGGQQHGMVTVDEAGEVVRPALLWNDTRSAQAAQDLIEELGGAGVWAKSVGSVPVASFTVTKLRWLAEHEPANADRVARVLLPHDWLTWRLLGKPEQAVTDRGDASGTGYFSPTENAYRVDVLAHAFGGRTPELPTVLGPADTAGHTENGLLVSAGTGDNMAAALALELAPGDAVISLGTSGTVFGVTETGSADASGLVAGFADATGRFLPLTAALNAARVLTAGATMLGVDLAEFDRLALAAEAGAGGLTLLPYLDGERTPNLPDATGSLHGLTRANMTPENLARATVEGMLCGLAAGLDAVRAQGMDVRRVLLIGGGAQSAAVRAVAPIVLGVPVVIPETGEYVALGAARQAAWALAGTAEPPAWVAEGPGNRLVLDEPAEAQRAAGKEIQRRHLEAREAAHGVPAKFGED, encoded by the coding sequence ATGACAGCTGAGCTGGTGGCCGGGATCGATTCGTCGACCCAGTCGACGAAGGTCGTGGTCTGCGACGCGCGCACGGGCGCCGTCGTGCGCACCGGTCGCGCGCCGCACCCCGACGGCACCGAGGTCGACCCGGCGGCCTGGTGGCAGGCCTTCGGCGAGGCCACCGACGGTGTGCTCGACGGCGTGAAAGCCCTCGGCATCGGCGGGCAGCAGCACGGCATGGTCACCGTCGACGAGGCCGGCGAGGTGGTTCGCCCCGCTTTGCTCTGGAACGACACGCGCTCCGCGCAGGCCGCCCAGGACCTCATCGAGGAACTGGGCGGCGCCGGTGTCTGGGCCAAGTCCGTGGGCTCCGTGCCGGTCGCGAGCTTCACCGTCACCAAGCTGCGCTGGCTCGCCGAGCACGAGCCCGCCAACGCCGACCGCGTCGCGCGCGTGCTGCTGCCGCACGACTGGCTCACCTGGCGCCTGCTCGGCAAGCCCGAGCAGGCCGTGACCGACCGCGGCGACGCGTCCGGCACCGGCTACTTCTCGCCGACGGAGAACGCCTACCGTGTGGACGTCCTGGCCCACGCGTTCGGCGGCCGCACGCCCGAGCTGCCGACCGTGCTCGGCCCGGCCGATACCGCCGGTCACACCGAAAACGGCCTGCTCGTCTCAGCCGGCACCGGCGACAACATGGCCGCCGCGCTGGCGCTGGAGCTCGCGCCGGGCGACGCCGTGATCTCCCTGGGCACCAGCGGCACCGTCTTCGGGGTGACCGAGACGGGTTCGGCCGACGCGAGCGGCCTGGTCGCCGGGTTCGCCGACGCCACCGGCCGCTTCCTGCCGCTCACCGCCGCCCTCAACGCCGCCCGCGTGCTCACCGCGGGCGCGACCATGCTCGGCGTCGACCTCGCCGAGTTCGACCGCCTCGCGCTCGCCGCCGAAGCGGGCGCCGGCGGGCTCACGCTCCTGCCGTACCTCGACGGCGAGCGCACCCCGAACCTGCCGGATGCCACGGGCTCGCTCCACGGCCTGACCAGGGCGAACATGACGCCGGAGAACCTGGCCCGCGCCACCGTCGAGGGCATGCTGTGCGGGCTGGCCGCGGGCCTCGACGCCGTGCGCGCGCAGGGCATGGACGTCCGCCGCGTGCTGCTCATCGGCGGCGGCGCGCAGTCGGCGGCCGTGCGGGCCGTGGCGCCAATCGTGCTCGGCGTGCCCGTGGTGATCCCCGAGACGGGCGAGTACGTCGCCCTCGGTGCCGCGCGCCAGGCCGCCTGGGCGCTGGCCGGCACCGCCGAACCACCCGCGTGGGTGGCCGAAGGACCTGGAAACCGGCTCGTGCTGGACGAGCCGGCCGAGGCGCAACGCGCCGCGGGCAAGGAGATCCAGCGACGCCACCTCGAAGCGCGCGAAGCCGCGCACGGGGTTCCCGCGAAATTCGGAGAGGACTGA
- a CDS encoding ABC transporter ATP-binding protein yields the protein MATITYDKASRRYAGTERPAVDALELEIADGEFLVLVGPSGSGKSTALRMLAGLEDVDEGSIWIGDRDVTQLPPRSRDIAMVFQNYALYPHMTVAQNMGFALKIAGRPASEIKQKVLEAAKLLDIEDYLDRKPKALSGGQRQRVAMGRAIVREPQVFLMDEPLSNLDAKLRVSTRTQIAALQRRLGVTTVYVTHDQVEAMTMGDRVAVLSDGLLQQCDTPRALYDHPANVFVAGFIGSPAMNLVSAKLTADGAEIGGASVPLTPAVRSAADGDTVTLGFRPESLEVTTDAAGALPIKVDLVEELGSDAYVYGKLSGAHPEITAEGASKNVVVRVDPRATPSMGDTLHLRIRPDELHVFSGTSGLRLP from the coding sequence ATGGCCACCATCACCTACGACAAGGCTTCCCGGCGCTACGCCGGCACCGAGCGGCCTGCCGTCGACGCACTCGAGCTGGAGATCGCCGACGGCGAGTTCCTCGTGCTGGTCGGCCCGTCGGGTTCGGGCAAGTCGACCGCGCTGCGCATGCTCGCGGGCCTGGAGGACGTCGACGAGGGCTCGATCTGGATCGGCGACCGCGACGTGACGCAGCTGCCGCCGCGTTCGCGCGACATCGCGATGGTGTTCCAGAACTACGCGCTGTACCCGCACATGACCGTCGCGCAGAACATGGGCTTCGCGCTGAAGATCGCGGGCCGTCCGGCGTCGGAGATCAAGCAGAAGGTGCTCGAGGCCGCGAAGCTGCTCGACATCGAGGATTACCTCGACCGCAAGCCGAAGGCCCTCTCCGGTGGCCAGCGCCAGCGCGTCGCCATGGGCCGCGCGATCGTGCGTGAGCCGCAGGTGTTCCTCATGGACGAGCCGCTGTCCAACCTGGACGCGAAGCTGCGTGTCTCTACGCGTACGCAGATCGCCGCGCTGCAGCGCCGCCTGGGCGTCACCACCGTGTACGTCACGCACGACCAGGTCGAGGCCATGACGATGGGCGACCGCGTGGCCGTGCTGTCCGACGGTCTGCTGCAGCAGTGCGACACCCCGCGCGCGCTCTACGACCACCCGGCCAACGTGTTCGTCGCCGGCTTCATCGGCTCGCCCGCCATGAACCTCGTCTCGGCGAAGCTCACGGCCGACGGCGCCGAGATCGGTGGCGCGAGCGTCCCCCTCACGCCCGCCGTTCGTTCGGCTGCCGACGGTGACACCGTGACGCTGGGCTTCCGCCCCGAGTCGCTCGAGGTCACCACCGACGCCGCGGGCGCGCTGCCCATCAAGGTCGACCTGGTGGAGGAGCTGGGCTCCGACGCGTACGTCTACGGAAAGCTCTCCGGCGCGCACCCCGAGATCACCGCCGAGGGCGCGTCGAAGAACGTCGTGGTCCGCGTCGACCCGCGCGCGACCCCGTCGATGGGCGACACGCTGCACCTGCGGATCCGGCCCGACGAGCTGCACGTGTTCTCGGGTACCAGCGGGCTCCGCCTGCCCTGA
- the alr gene encoding alanine racemase encodes MTASFPRAEVVIDLDAVRHNVALLTGRAAGSAVMAVVKADAYGHGAVPVAQAAVEAGATWLGTCSLGEALDLRRAGLSVRLFSWLDVPEVDFGPGILADIDLGVSSVDELQRIALAARQVGRRARVHLKIDTGLSRNGCQPADWPELVAAAAASSDVDVVAVWSHLACADEPGHPSIDIQAKRFADAYDAARAAGLDPLRHLANSAAVLTRPDLHFDLVRPGIAMYGLNPVPQHEDLRPAMTFRAAVALTKRLPAGESVSYGHTWTAERDTTVALVPAGYADGVPRSLSGRMDVWLGGRRRAVVGRVCMDQLVVDCGDDTPAVGEEVVLFADGRSGEPTAREWADKLGTIDYEIVTSMYRPRVQRRYLGERP; translated from the coding sequence ATGACTGCCAGTTTCCCGCGGGCGGAGGTCGTGATCGACCTCGACGCCGTGCGCCACAACGTCGCTCTGCTGACCGGCCGCGCCGCCGGTTCGGCCGTGATGGCCGTGGTCAAGGCCGACGCGTACGGCCACGGCGCGGTCCCCGTCGCGCAGGCCGCGGTGGAGGCCGGCGCCACCTGGCTGGGCACCTGCTCGCTCGGTGAGGCGCTGGACCTGCGCCGGGCCGGGCTGTCGGTGCGGCTGTTCAGCTGGCTCGACGTGCCGGAGGTCGACTTCGGGCCCGGCATTCTCGCCGACATCGACCTGGGTGTGAGCTCGGTCGACGAACTTCAGCGCATTGCTTTGGCGGCGCGGCAGGTGGGTCGCCGCGCTCGGGTGCACCTCAAGATCGACACGGGCTTGTCGCGCAACGGTTGCCAGCCCGCCGACTGGCCCGAGCTGGTCGCGGCCGCCGCGGCTTCATCCGACGTGGACGTGGTCGCCGTCTGGTCGCACCTCGCGTGCGCCGATGAGCCGGGCCACCCGTCGATCGACATCCAGGCGAAGCGCTTCGCCGACGCGTACGACGCCGCGCGCGCGGCCGGTCTGGACCCGCTGCGGCACCTGGCGAACTCCGCGGCCGTGCTCACGCGGCCCGACCTGCACTTCGACCTCGTGCGGCCCGGTATCGCGATGTACGGGCTGAACCCCGTGCCGCAGCACGAAGACCTGCGGCCGGCGATGACGTTCCGCGCAGCCGTGGCGCTCACGAAACGCCTGCCCGCCGGCGAGTCCGTCTCCTATGGACACACGTGGACGGCCGAGCGCGACACCACCGTGGCGCTGGTGCCCGCCGGGTACGCGGACGGTGTGCCGCGGTCGCTGTCGGGCCGCATGGACGTGTGGCTGGGCGGGCGGCGCCGGGCGGTCGTCGGGCGCGTGTGCATGGACCAGCTCGTGGTCGACTGCGGTGACGACACCCCGGCTGTCGGCGAAGAAGTGGTGCTGTTCGCCGACGGTCGCTCAGGTGAGCCGACCGCGCGCGAATGGGCCGACAAGCTGGGCACGATCGACTACGAGATCGTCACGTCGATGTACCGCCCGCGCGTGCAGCGGCGGTACCTGGGGGAGAGGCCGTGA
- a CDS encoding alpha/beta fold hydrolase: MSPSARLWAIVGGLGAVATGTAAAALVAAQQRRQSEDQYVDEQLGELKPDRTSTVAAEDGTPLSVEEIDPEDGGEPELTLVGVHGFALSRKSWHFQRRAIASLRLPRVRQVYYDHRSHGLSGAATAETSTIEQLAHDLDSVLRAMVPEGPIVLVGHSMGGMVIMELAAENPSLFEDRVCGVAFIATAAGEVGARGLPRSLLSKYNPLTRGVGNLAGWQPGLVEFVRAAGGQLERQAVRRLAFGSRDVSPRLVDFMIEMLAVTPVRGLVNFVDTLGSHNRYAALAGLKHTQVVVIGGDSDRFTPFSHAERIAAELPEAELVRVRGAGHMVQLEQPDLVTGRLIDLLQRCSGSAAPDRRNWWWTR; the protein is encoded by the coding sequence GTGAGCCCTTCGGCTCGGTTGTGGGCGATCGTCGGCGGTCTCGGCGCGGTGGCCACGGGTACGGCCGCCGCGGCCCTCGTCGCGGCGCAACAGCGCAGGCAGAGTGAGGACCAGTACGTGGACGAGCAGCTGGGCGAGCTGAAGCCCGACCGCACGTCCACGGTCGCGGCCGAGGACGGCACGCCGCTTTCGGTGGAGGAGATCGACCCCGAGGACGGCGGCGAGCCCGAGCTGACGCTGGTCGGCGTGCACGGGTTCGCGTTGTCACGCAAGTCTTGGCACTTCCAGCGCCGCGCGATCGCTTCGCTGCGGCTGCCGCGCGTGCGGCAGGTGTATTACGACCACCGCAGCCACGGCCTGTCCGGCGCGGCGACGGCCGAGACCAGCACCATCGAGCAGCTGGCGCACGACCTCGACAGCGTGCTGCGCGCGATGGTGCCCGAAGGGCCGATCGTCCTCGTGGGACATTCCATGGGCGGCATGGTGATCATGGAGCTGGCCGCGGAGAACCCTTCGCTGTTCGAGGATCGCGTGTGTGGCGTCGCGTTCATCGCGACGGCCGCGGGCGAGGTGGGCGCGCGCGGGCTGCCGCGTTCGCTGCTGTCGAAGTACAACCCGTTGACGCGCGGCGTCGGCAACCTCGCGGGCTGGCAGCCCGGCCTGGTGGAGTTCGTGCGGGCGGCCGGTGGGCAGCTGGAACGGCAAGCCGTGCGGCGCCTCGCGTTCGGCAGCCGCGACGTCTCGCCGCGGCTGGTGGACTTCATGATCGAGATGCTGGCCGTGACGCCCGTGCGGGGCCTGGTGAACTTCGTCGACACGCTCGGCAGCCACAACCGTTACGCCGCCCTGGCGGGCCTCAAGCACACCCAGGTCGTCGTGATCGGTGGTGACTCCGACCGGTTCACGCCGTTCTCGCATGCCGAGCGCATCGCGGCCGAGCTGCCCGAGGCGGAGCTCGTGCGCGTGCGCGGCGCGGGCCACATGGTGCAGCTCGAACAGCCCGACCTCGTCACGGGCCGGCTCATCGATCTTCTGCAGCGCTGTTCCGGAAGCGCCGCACCCGACCGGCGGAACTGGTGGTGGACACGGTGA
- the tsaE gene encoding tRNA (adenosine(37)-N6)-threonylcarbamoyltransferase complex ATPase subunit type 1 TsaE — protein MTFLLATPDDTMAFGRSLGASLRAGDLVLLAGPLGAGKTTLTRGIADGLGVGGRVSSPTFVLARVHAAGSLGVPLIHVDAYRLGGDLAQLDDLDLDTDLERSAVVVEWGEGSAERLSSDYLVVRMSRRDDDVREVSLEPHGSWVARMSALPSA, from the coding sequence GTGACGTTCCTTCTCGCGACCCCCGACGACACGATGGCGTTCGGCAGGTCCCTGGGCGCGTCCCTGCGCGCGGGCGACCTTGTGCTGCTCGCCGGCCCCCTGGGCGCCGGCAAGACCACGCTCACGCGCGGCATCGCCGACGGCCTCGGCGTCGGCGGCCGCGTGAGCTCCCCGACATTCGTCCTGGCCCGCGTCCACGCCGCGGGTTCCCTCGGCGTGCCCTTGATCCACGTCGACGCCTACCGCCTCGGCGGCGACCTCGCCCAGCTCGACGACCTGGACCTCGACACGGACCTGGAACGCTCCGCCGTCGTGGTGGAGTGGGGCGAGGGCTCGGCGGAACGGCTGTCGTCCGACTACCTGGTGGTGCGGATGTCCCGTCGGGACGACGACGTGCGCGAGGTTTCGCTTGAGCCACACGGATCTTGGGTGGCACGGATGTCGGCGTTGCCGTCGGCTTAG
- a CDS encoding short chain dehydrogenase, giving the protein MKIIVVGASGTVGSAVAAALEAAGHVVVRASRRGPVRVDLEDTSSIEGLFRAVPEVDAVVCCAASGPLLDLASAGDEEFEQGLRGKLLGQVALARHALHHLRDNGSITLTGGTFAAPLAGGSLGALVNAGLEGFARNAAAELPRGLRINVVSPGWVAETLAALGITDAVGTSAAEVARWYVGCVSGTESGQTITG; this is encoded by the coding sequence GTGAAGATCATCGTGGTGGGGGCGAGCGGGACCGTCGGCAGCGCGGTCGCCGCGGCGCTGGAGGCGGCCGGGCACGTGGTCGTACGAGCGTCGCGGCGGGGGCCGGTGCGGGTGGATCTGGAGGACACCTCGTCGATCGAGGGCCTGTTCCGCGCCGTGCCGGAAGTAGACGCCGTGGTGTGTTGTGCGGCGAGTGGGCCGCTGCTGGACTTGGCTTCTGCCGGTGACGAGGAGTTCGAGCAGGGGTTGCGTGGCAAGCTGCTGGGACAGGTGGCGCTGGCCCGGCACGCGCTGCACCACTTGCGGGACAACGGGTCGATCACGCTCACCGGGGGAACGTTTGCCGCGCCGTTGGCCGGTGGTTCTCTCGGTGCGCTGGTCAACGCCGGTCTGGAGGGCTTCGCGCGCAACGCCGCCGCCGAGTTGCCGAGGGGGTTGCGGATCAACGTCGTCAGCCCGGGTTGGGTGGCGGAAACCCTGGCTGCGTTGGGTATCACCGACGCCGTCGGTACGTCCGCTGCCGAGGTCGCCCGCTGGTATGTGGGGTGCGTTTCCGGAACCGAGTCCGGGCAGACGATCACCGGGTGA